A region of Solea solea chromosome 7, fSolSol10.1, whole genome shotgun sequence DNA encodes the following proteins:
- the LOC131463072 gene encoding oocyte zinc finger protein XlCOF6-like: MTENFNSETKCVLETALKTAVRVVGHSNEEKLLKDPSTTRKSDVIMEMLAREATRKISAIFSQLCLVLHNENTTLKTKVGQLESELEIMTENVETARLWRENVLKGCPVLFEESGLIFTLKPCGKLKNQMDNVTEEVIKAPTPAQVQGGHDGESGDATKELDSEAEASSVNSQDTTDTADDCTPVNMMSKTSDSQNTQEVDVKKKRRVFVCDVCNKSFNRQFHLMKHMNTHKEQRPFACNQCSRKFRNTSALEHHLLRHEEKKCVSFQCQICERMFKTKENLKSHLLVHTDKRPFICSTCGKGFKTKGNLQAHQVVHTNDKTHKCSECGESFRYAFTLQCHKSIHTGENPYKCTECDKVFTKRRSLRSHQLVHRGKMFTCETCGVGFTLQQNLKRHIRIHTGEKPFKCKLCGESFIQDNKLKKHMLLHGASKSFMCDLCGKTFLYNCQLQKHQKATHNEKYGHVIRRQSQERGNRRVIYRQDRTSVDMTPFTCKTCHKSCDTMTSLKRHELIHTGQTHYNCHTCGKSFFYKATYDYHQRIHSGERPFGCDICGKRFIINQALKSHKLQHSGERPHTCGQCGKAFRIYSNYRRHLRIHTGEKPYECGVCGGRFRQLGHVKFHMQVHTGERPYSCSSCGLGFSDSRLLKRHNCAEKYPKMLGNTLTLT; encoded by the exons ATGACAGAAAACTTTAACTCAGAGACAAAATGCGTCTTGGAGACTGCCTTAAAAACAGCTGTTCGTGTTGTCGGGCATTCAAACGAAGAAAAGCTCTTGAAGGACCCGAGCACAACACGAAAG TCGGATGTCATCATGGAAATGCTGGCACGTGAAGCTACAAGAAAGATTAGTGCCATTTTCTCCCAACTGTGCTTAGTGCTGCACAATGAAAACACGACTCTAAAAACCAAAGTCGGACAACTGGAGAGTGAATTAGAGATTATGACTGAAAACGTTGAAACGGCCAGATTATGGagagaaaatgtcctgaaaGGTTGCCCAGTCCTGTTTGAGGAAAGTGGGTTGATTTTCACCTTGAAGCCATGTGGAAAGCTAAAAAACCAAATGGATAATGTGACAGAGGAAGTCATAAAAGCACCTACTCCTGCTCAGGTGCAGGGAGGACATGATGGTG AAAGTGGAGACGCAACGAAGGAGCTGGACTCTGAAGCTGAGGCCTCGTCAGTAAATAGTCAAG ACACTACAGACACTGCTGACGACTGTACTCCAGTAAACATGATGTCCAAAACCAGTGACagccaaaacacacaggaagtagatgtCAAGAAGAAGCGGAGGGTGTTTGTATGTGATGTCTGTAACAAGAGCTTCAACCGGCAATTTCATCTGATGAAGCACATGAACACTCACAAAGAGCAGAGGCCTTTCGCCTGCAACCAGTGTTCGAGAAAATTCAGAAATACATCAGCTTTGGAGCACCACCTGCTGCGCCATGAGGAgaagaaatgtgtttccttTCAGTGCCAGATCTGTGAGAGgatgttcaaaacaaaagagaactTGAAGTCTCATCTCCTTGTTCACACAGACAAAAGGCCGTTCATCTGCTCCACCTGTGGGAAGGGCTTCAAAACCAAAGGCAACCTTCAGGCTCATCAGGTCGTCCACACCAacgataaaacacacaaatgttcaGAGTGTGGTGAAAGTTTCAGGTATGCATTCACCCTGCAGTGCCATAAAAGCATTCATACTGGAGAAAATCCTTACAAATGCACAGAGTGTGACAAGGTATTTACAAAGAGGAGATCCCTGAGGTCGCACCAGTTGGTCCACAGAGGTAAAATGTTCACATGCGAGACATGTGGAGTAGGTTTCACCCTTCAGCAAAACCTTAAGAGACACATCCGTATTCACACTGGTGAAAAACCTTTCAAATGTAAACTCTGTGGGGAGAGTTTTATTCAGGACAACAAGCTGAAAAAACACATGCTTCTTCACGGTGCTTCAAAGTCATTCATGTGTGATCTGTGTGGAAAGACTTTTTTGTACAACTGCCAGCTGCAGAAACACCAAAAAGCAACTCACAATGAAAAATATGGACATGTGATCAGGAGACAAAGTCAGGAGCGAGGTAACCGCAGAGTTATCTACCGACAAGACAGAACCTCGGTGGACATGACGCCATTTACCTGCAAGACCTGTCACAAGAGCTGTGACACTATGACTTCACTGAAAAGACATGAGCTGATCCACACAGGTCAGACGCACTACAACTGCCACACGTGTGGAAAGTCTTTTTTCTACAAAGCCACATATGACTACCATCAGCGGATACACTCAGGAGAACGGCCGTTCGGTTGTGACATATGTGGGAAGAGGTTTATCATCAATCAGGCTCTCAAATCCCACAAACTGCAACACTCGGGAGAGAGACCACATACATGTGGGCAGTGCGGCAAGGCCTTCAGGATCTACTCAAACTACCGTAGACATTTACGGATTCACACTGGGGAGAAGCCATACGAGTGTGGAGTTTGTGGAGGGAGGTTCAGACAGCTTGGCCATGTGAAGTTTCACATGCAGGTCCACACAGGAGAAAGACCGTATTCCTGTAGCAGCTGTGGACTTGGATTTTCAGATTCAAGGCTGCTCAAGAGACATAACTGTGCTGAGAAGTATCCGAAAATGTTAgggaacacactcacactgacctGA
- the LOC131463073 gene encoding gastrula zinc finger protein XlCGF26.1-like yields MSDLETQVGTIVEIMVNATVTEMSKVTAENTRDCSDEKVIPFSVFMKSLAREAVEKICQLFHECSSLLHLEVSQGVAEIEDLRRRLEVAETELMLVLEGSRGQKGAEELTEGASGEKDGRTASMNGTEGETVQSSHRSGRKSRRAVATGDTGVKRSPILHLWKGRTYEDSVQLVTIKEEGLEAFVDQASADSIQCRDETTQDNVDDPDYQLVAEDVDDGVPGYNTRPKRVVKPKFHRGRAKKESQNQQPLSCKHCRKTFSKLLQLKAHQVIHGVNAEKPFHCSQCGRGFSFQRSLNAHMLLHTGERPHICDICGKGFTLKQLLRNHQRLHTEVRPFRCEQCGKSFYRAHGLKIHQMVHTGERAHNCQYCNKSFTIPGNLQRHLRIHTGEKPFKCETCGKSFNQADTLKGHQRIHTGERPFSCETCGKCFIQKSALKMHQKTSHSGENSLACVACGTGVACVDSLRKHLQSHAATIPCTCVICGQQLCSITELRSHQQHHTVDRPHSCGLCGKSFKSSSYLKIHLKTHSGERPFSCDICGRMFTQHSSLKSHQVVHTGEKPFSCDTCGKCFSNTGNLNRHQRIHTGEKPFSCDICGRSFNQGNSLKAHQQIHTGEKQFMCDKCGKSFAYLRNLKDHKCFYV; encoded by the exons ATGTCAGACTTGGAGACTCAGGTAGGCACCATTGTGGAGATAATGGTTAATGCGACTGTCACAGAAATGAGCAAAGTTACGGCTGAAAACACACGCGACTGCTCGGATGAAAAG GTGATTCCGTTTAGTGTCTTCATGAAGTCTTTGGCACGAGAAGCTGTGGAGAAGATCTGCCAACTTTTCCACGAGTGttcctctctgctgcatttaGAG gTGTCACAGGGTGTGGCAGAGATTGAGGACCTGAGGCGGAGGCTGGAAGTGGCAGAGACGGAGCTGATGCTGGTGTTGGAGGGCAGCAGAGGTCAGAAAGGAGCAGAGGAGCTCACAGAGGGGGCCAGTGGAGAGAAGGATGGTAGGACGGCTTCGATGAATGGAACAGAAGGAGAAACCGTCCAGAGCAGCCATCGCTCAGGGAGGAAGAGTCGCAGAG ctGTGGCTACAGGTGATACAGGAGTGAAGAGGTCCCCTATACTTCATCTGTGGAAAGGCAGAACCTACGAG GATAGTGTCCAACTAGTAACAATTAAGGAAGAAGGTTTGGAAGCATTCGTTGACCAGGCGTCTGCTGATTCCATTCAGTGCAGAGATGAAACCACCCAGGACAATGTCGACGACCCAGACTATCAG tTAGTGGCAGAAGATGTAGATGATGGTGTCCCAGGTTACAACACCAGACCAAAACGTGTTGTAAAGCCCAAATTCCACCGCGGTCGAGCAAAGAAAGAGAGTCAAAACCAGCAGCCTCTGAGCTGCAAACACTGCAGGAAAACCTTTAGtaagctgctgcagctcaaagCCCATCAGGTCATCCATGGAGTGAATGCTGAGAAGCCCTTCCATTGTTCGCAGTGTGGCAGAGGTTTTTCATTCCAGCGCAGCCTCAATGCACATATGCTTCTCCACACAG GGGAAAGACcacacatttgtgacatttgtgggAAGGGTTTCACTCTGAAGCAACTGCTGAGGAACCACCAGCGCCTCCACACTGAGGTCAGGCCGTTTCGGTGTGAACAGTGTGGAAAGAGCTTCTACCGAGCCCATGGCCTGAAAATACATCAGATGGTCCACACTGGAGAGCGGGCACACAACTGCCAGTACTGTAACAAAAGCTTCACAATACCAGGTAATCTGCAGCGCCACCTACGCATACACACAGGTGAAAAGCCATTCAAATGTGAGACATGCGGCAAAAGCTTTAACCAGGCTGACACTCTGAAGGGCCATCAGCGTATACACACCGGTGAGCGTCCCTTTAGCTGCGAGACCTGTGGCAAGTGCTTCATCCAGAAGAGTGCCTTGAAGATGCACCAGAAGACCTCACACTCAGGGGAGAATTCACTGGCCTGTGTAGCATGTGGAACTGGGGTGGCCTGTGTTGACTCACTAAGAAAACACCTCCAGTCACACGCAGCAACTATTCCATGCACATGTGTGATCTGTGGCCAACAGCTCTGCTCCATCACAGAACTGCGCTCACACCAGCAGCACCACACAGTGGACAGGCCTCACAGCTGCGGGCTGTGTGGGAAGAGTTTCAAGTCGTCAAGTTACCTGAAGATTCACCTGAAGACGCACAGTGGGGAGAGGCCATTTTCCTGCGACATCTGTGGCCGTATGTTTACACAGCACAGCAGCCTTAAATCACATCAG GTAGTCCACACGGGAGAGAAACCATTCAGCTGTGACACGTGTGGGAAATGTTTCAGCAACACGGGCAACCTGAACAGACACCAGCGTATCCACACGGGGGAGAAGCCGTTCAGCTGTGACATTTGTGGACGCAGCTTCAACCAGGGCAACAGCCTGAAGGCCCACCAGCAGATACACACCGGGGAGAAACAGTTCATGTGCGACAAGTGTGGGAAGAGTTTTGCCTACCTGAGGAACCTCAAGGACCACAAGTGTTTCTACGTCTAA
- the LOC131463227 gene encoding oocyte zinc finger protein XlCOF6-like, with translation MEARFGSEVASVVEVAIQAAMSVFRDVWAKEVPNTEWDEAKLGEIQEIEKCLVVQIHRVFTEFSSELFEENETLRARVEQLEDVLQRKAGQLEQELEARVDQLGRDMEKLEKELKSIGQSDNKAEEEPTHGDSLIESSWVLATTEAAPKPAATQDEAAESTSNPQPASAENELMVPSSTAKSVTVGQPAVTPLVFVGRVDSAPTVHFVGTNQVVTQSPAPSQDVSETTGKPVILTTAASPGSIPQDVPSPNSSITSDLALAEQKKQVEEASLGRTRRKRRPTYKVQNVSTENSSEEKKIKPGEKLTKKDSVMEERFFCEHCDVGFHWKGDLNKHMKSHTKPFPCDQCDRSFLTKKSLENHVLRHEASKVPRPFPCLRCKRTFRKEQSLQNHLKRHQRLKPPKPFVCDQCGKTFRIKQSLENHLLRHEKSKEPLKCQLCDKTCKTSVQLRCHMAVHSEERPFTCDKCGKDFKSKDTLRFHQMVHTNAKKYKCTMCDESFKYAHSLTVHKRKHTGVTPFICTVCNRAYRTGTALKRHSIVHTGEKPFTCHICGARFNLNNNLKRHIRIHTGEKPFTCSDCGKSFSDNTKLKSHMLIHGARKPFMCDLCGKTFLFNCRLQMHQRYVHVDGNEETECTQRLMQSKRRNKSLVKPFSCKICLKGFSAAYSLKLHERSHNEQKEYNCGICGKAFHNKYSFGYHQRSHAGEKPFVCDVCGKRFFHTGSLKQHERIHTGEKPYKCDQCGKAFRTDGNYYRHLRIHTGEKPFECFHCNKRFHQSNQLKSHLQIHTGQKLYTCQQCGQGFSDSRQLKKHSCDGSCHSVLATSTQIT, from the exons ATGGAGGCGCGGTTCGGAAGCGAGGTAGCGTCTGTCGTGGAGGTTGCCATCCAGGCGGCGATGTCAGTGTTCAGAGATGTATGGGCGAAAGAAGTGCCAAACACGGAGTGGGACGAGGCGAAGCTCGGGGAAATCCAGGAGATAGAAAAGTGTCTGGTAGTTCAGATCCACAGAGTGTTTACGGAGTTCTCCTCCGAGCTGTTTGAAGAGAACGAGACTCTTCGGGCCAGAGTGGAGCAGCTGGAAGATGTGCTTCAGAGGAAAGCCGGGCAGCTGGAGCAGGAGCTGGAGGCCAGAGTGGATCAGCTGGGTAGAGACATGGAGAAGCTGGAGAAGGAGCTGAAGAGCATCGGTCAAAGCGACAACAAGGCCGAGGAAGAACCGACACACGGCGACTCTCTCATAG AATCCTCTTGGGTTCTCGCCACCACAGAAGCTGCACCAAAACCTGCTGCCACTCAGGATGAAGCGGCAGAATCCACATCAAACCCTCAGCCAGCTTCAGCAGAAAATGAGCTCATGGTTCCCAGCTCCACAGCTAAATCTGTGACTGTCGGTCAACCTGCAGTCACGCCACTGGTTTTTGTGGGCAGAGTCGATTCCGCTCCTACGGTGCATTTTGTGGGCACCAACCAAGTTGTGACCCAGTCCCCTGCACCATCACAGGATGTGAGTGAAACAACAGGAAAGCCAGTCATCCTTACAACAGCAGCCTCGCCAGGGTCTATACCTCAAGATGTCCCCAGTCCAAACTCCAGTATCACCAGTGATCTTGCATTAGCTGAGCAAAAG AAACAGGTGGAAGAGGCATCTTTGGGGAGAACaagaaggaagaggagaccAACTTATAAAGTTCAAAATG TTTCCACTGAAAACAGCTCTGAAGAGAAGAAAATTAAGCCAGgtgaaaaattaacaaaaaaagactCGGTGATGGAGGAGCGTTTTTTCTGCGAGCATTGTGATGTTGGTTTCCATTGGAAAGGTGACTtgaacaaacacatgaagagTCACACAAAGCCATTTCCTTGTGACCAGTGTGACAGAAGTTTCCTGACGAAGAAGTCACTGGAGAATCACGTTTTGCGGCATGAGGCGAGTAAAGTCCCCCGGCCCTTTCCCTGTCTTCGCTGTAAAAGAACATTCAGAAAAGAGCAGTCACTACAGAACCATCTCAAGCGTCACCAGCGACTGAAGCCACCAAAGCCGTTTGTCTGCGACCAATGTGGGAAAACATTCAGAATCAAACAGTCTCTGGAAAACCACCTCTTACGCCACGAGAAAAGTAAGGAGCCACTGAAGTGCCAGCTTTGCGACAAGACTTGCAAGACTTCAGTCCAGCTGAGATGTCACATGGCTGTGCACTCGGAGGAGAGACCGTTCACCTGTGACAAATGTGGGAAAGATTTCAAGAGCAAAGACACTCTTCGCTTCCATCAGATGGTTCACACAAATgccaaaaaatacaaatgcacaATGTGCGATGAGTCTTTCAAATACGCCCACTCCCTGACGGTGCataagagaaaacacacaggagtCACCCCCTTCATATGTACGGTGTGCAACAGGGCGTACAGGACTGGCACTGCTCTGAAGAGACACAGTATAGTCCAtacaggagagaaaccgttcACCTGTCACATCTGTGGGGCCAGATTCAACCTGAACAACAACCTCAAGAGGCACATTCGCattcacacaggagagaaaccgttcACCTGTAGTGATTGTGGCAAAAGCTTCTCCGACAACACCAAGCTTAAGTCACACATGCTTATCCACGGTGCTAGAAAGCCTTTTATGTGTGATCTGTGTGGGAAGACTTTCCTCTTCAACTGCAGGCTGCAGATGCATCAGAGGTACGTGCATGTTGATGGGAATGAGGAGACGGAGTGCACGCAAAGATTAATGCAGTCTAAACGGCGAAATAAGTCTTTGGTGAAACCGTTCAGTTGCAAAATATGTCTGAAGGGTTTCAGTGCTGCGTATTCCCTCAAACTTCATGAACGAAGCCACAATGAACAGAAGGAGTACAACTGTGGCATTTGTGGAAAGGCTTTCCACAATAAATACTCATTTGGCTATCATCAGAGAAGCCACGCAGGGGAGAAGCcatttgtttgtgatgtttgtggaaAAAGATTTTTCCATACTGGTAGTCTGAAGCAGCATGAGCGCATCCATACTGGTGAAAAACCGTACAAGTGCGATCAGTGCGGCAAGGCCTTCAGAACGGACGGAAACTACTACAGGCACCTGCGGATCCACACGGGGGAGAAGCcatttgaatgttttcactGTAACAAGAGGTTCCACCAGTCAAATCAACTCAAGTCCCACCTGCAGATCCACACGGGACAGAAGCTGTACACGTGTCAGCAGTGTGGTCAGGGCTTCTCTGATTCAAGGCAGCTGAAGAAACACAGCTGTGATGGGTCGTGCCACAGTGTGTTGGCCACCAGTACGCAAATAACTTAG